In Streptomyces sp. NBC_01381, a genomic segment contains:
- the pknB gene encoding Stk1 family PASTA domain-containing Ser/Thr kinase: MDTTLQDPLVGQVLDGRYRVDGRIAVGGMATVYRAVDTRLDRVLALKVMHPTLAADVSFVDRFIREAKSVARLSHPNVVGVYDQGADGAYVYLAMEYIAGCTLRDVLRERGALQPRAALDILEPVLAALGAAHRAGFVHRDMKPENVLIGDDGRVKVADFGLVRAVDTVTNTTGTVLGTVSYLAPEQIEHGTADTRVDVYACGVVLYEMLTGAKPHSGESPAQVLYQHLHEDVPPPSAAVPGLPVELDELVASATARTPDVRPHDAVALLGQAREARAALSLEQLDAVPPQARTTEHDNADDRTSVIPRAARSVQLSLPADGDDQQQDPLNRTSILATPPPAPPQAPGRGRGRSNPRRGVLAIVAAVLLALGLGAGVWYINSGQFTNVPPLLAKTEAAAKQRLDEAGLEVKDVKRAYSDTDKRGTVMATDPKAGERIRGNDGVTLTVSLGPEIVKVPELKDTPLAAAKKELKDAGLAPGMTTRAFSKDVRKGSVISTDPGTGTKRKAGSAIAIVVSKGSPIDVPDVTGESEADATAELEDAGLKVKIATARVHSEEDKGDVAAQSPKEGQKRLAAGDTVTLQISKGPQMVEVPDVEGMKVDEATQELEDAGFQVEDDKGLLGLFGDTVNDQSVEGGEEAPKGSTITIEIR, translated from the coding sequence GTGGACACGACCCTTCAGGACCCGCTCGTCGGGCAGGTGCTCGACGGCCGTTATCGCGTGGACGGACGGATCGCGGTAGGCGGGATGGCCACGGTCTACCGGGCCGTGGACACCCGCCTCGACCGCGTGCTCGCGCTCAAGGTGATGCACCCGACGCTCGCCGCCGACGTCTCGTTCGTCGACCGCTTCATCCGCGAGGCGAAGTCGGTCGCCCGGCTCTCGCACCCGAACGTGGTGGGGGTCTACGACCAGGGCGCCGACGGTGCGTACGTCTATCTGGCGATGGAGTACATCGCCGGGTGCACCCTGCGCGACGTCCTGCGCGAGCGCGGCGCCCTGCAGCCGCGGGCCGCGCTCGACATCCTGGAGCCGGTGCTCGCCGCGCTCGGCGCCGCGCACCGCGCCGGGTTCGTGCACCGCGACATGAAGCCGGAGAACGTCCTCATAGGGGATGACGGCCGGGTCAAGGTCGCCGACTTCGGCCTCGTGCGCGCGGTGGACACCGTCACGAACACGACCGGCACGGTCCTCGGGACGGTCTCCTATCTCGCGCCCGAGCAGATAGAGCACGGCACGGCCGACACCCGTGTCGACGTGTACGCGTGCGGTGTCGTGCTCTACGAAATGCTGACCGGCGCCAAGCCGCACTCCGGTGAATCTCCGGCCCAGGTGCTCTACCAGCACCTCCACGAGGACGTGCCGCCCCCGTCGGCGGCCGTCCCGGGGCTCCCCGTGGAGCTCGACGAACTGGTCGCCTCCGCCACCGCCCGCACCCCGGACGTCCGTCCGCACGACGCGGTGGCGCTCCTCGGGCAGGCCAGGGAGGCGCGGGCCGCGCTCTCCCTCGAGCAGCTGGACGCGGTGCCGCCGCAGGCGCGCACCACGGAGCACGACAACGCCGACGACCGTACGAGCGTGATTCCGCGCGCGGCGCGGTCCGTGCAGCTGTCGCTCCCCGCGGACGGCGATGACCAGCAGCAGGACCCGCTCAACCGCACCAGCATCCTGGCGACACCGCCGCCGGCCCCGCCGCAGGCCCCCGGCCGCGGACGCGGGCGGTCCAACCCCCGCCGCGGGGTCCTGGCGATCGTCGCCGCCGTGCTCCTGGCGCTCGGCCTCGGCGCGGGCGTCTGGTACATCAACTCCGGCCAGTTCACGAACGTCCCGCCGCTCCTGGCGAAGACCGAGGCGGCGGCCAAGCAGCGGCTCGACGAGGCCGGGCTCGAGGTGAAGGACGTCAAGCGCGCGTACAGCGACACCGACAAGCGGGGCACGGTCATGGCCACCGACCCCAAGGCGGGCGAGCGCATCCGGGGCAACGACGGCGTGACGCTGACCGTCTCGCTGGGCCCGGAGATCGTCAAGGTCCCTGAGCTCAAGGACACCCCGCTGGCCGCGGCGAAGAAGGAACTCAAGGACGCGGGGCTCGCGCCCGGCATGACGACAAGGGCCTTCAGCAAGGACGTCCGCAAGGGCTCCGTGATCAGCACGGACCCGGGCACGGGCACCAAGCGCAAGGCGGGCTCCGCCATCGCCATCGTCGTCAGCAAGGGCTCCCCGATCGACGTCCCCGACGTGACGGGCGAGTCCGAGGCCGACGCGACCGCCGAGCTGGAGGACGCCGGGCTCAAGGTGAAGATCGCCACGGCGCGGGTCCACTCCGAGGAGGACAAGGGCGATGTCGCCGCGCAGTCCCCCAAGGAGGGCCAGAAGCGGCTCGCCGCGGGTGACACGGTCACGCTGCAGATCTCCAAGGGCCCGCAGATGGTCGAGGTCCCGGACGTCGAGGGCATGAAGGTCGACGAGGCCACGCAGGAGCTGGAGGACGCGGGCTTCCAGGTCGAGGACGACAAGGGTCTGCTCGGCCTCTTCGGGGACACCGTGAATGATCAGTCCGTGGAGGGCGGCGAGGAGGCCCCCAAGGGGTCGACCATCACCATCGAGATCCGTTAG
- a CDS encoding deoxyribonuclease IV encodes MSSNKSPSAAPRNPVGGHVPVAGGLASVGLSYAREMGAEAVQVFVANPRGWATPPGNPKQDEEFRAACAAERIPAYVHAPYLINFGSHTEATVEKSVESLRHSLRRGREIGALGVVVHTGSATGGRDRSVALKQVRDRMLPLLDELTHDDDPYLLLESTAGQGFSLCSRTWDFGPYFEALDAHPKLGICLDTCHIFAAGHDLTGPSGMHQTLDLLVDTVGDGRLKLVHANDSKDVVGAHKDRHENIGTGHIGEDPFRALMAHPATDGVPLIIETPGGKEGHAADVARLKKLRDG; translated from the coding sequence GTGAGCAGCAACAAGTCCCCCAGCGCAGCACCCCGCAACCCCGTCGGCGGTCATGTCCCCGTGGCCGGCGGGCTCGCCTCCGTAGGGCTCTCGTACGCCCGTGAGATGGGCGCCGAGGCCGTCCAGGTCTTCGTCGCCAATCCGCGCGGCTGGGCCACGCCGCCCGGCAATCCGAAGCAGGACGAGGAGTTCCGCGCGGCCTGTGCCGCCGAGCGGATTCCCGCGTACGTCCACGCGCCCTATCTCATCAACTTCGGCTCGCACACCGAGGCGACCGTCGAGAAGTCCGTGGAGTCCCTGCGCCACTCGCTGCGCCGCGGCCGCGAGATCGGCGCGCTCGGCGTCGTCGTGCACACCGGCTCCGCGACCGGCGGCCGGGACCGCTCCGTCGCTCTGAAGCAGGTGCGCGACCGGATGCTGCCGCTGCTCGACGAGCTGACGCACGACGACGATCCGTATCTCCTCCTGGAATCGACCGCCGGGCAGGGCTTCTCGCTCTGCTCCCGCACCTGGGACTTCGGCCCGTACTTCGAGGCACTCGACGCCCACCCGAAGCTGGGGATCTGCCTGGACACCTGCCACATCTTCGCGGCGGGCCACGACCTGACCGGGCCGAGCGGCATGCACCAGACCCTCGACCTCCTGGTCGACACGGTCGGCGATGGCCGGCTGAAGCTGGTGCACGCCAATGACTCCAAGGACGTGGTCGGCGCCCACAAGGACCGCCACGAGAACATCGGCACCGGCCACATCGGCGAGGACCCGTTCCGCGCGCTGATGGCCCACCCCGCGACCGACGGCGTACCGCTGATCATCGAGACACCGGGCGGCAAGGAGGGGCACGCGGCGGACGTGGCGCGGCTGAAGAAGCTCAGGGACGGCTGA